Proteins from one Mercurialis annua linkage group LG7, ddMerAnnu1.2, whole genome shotgun sequence genomic window:
- the LOC126656367 gene encoding 60S ribosomal protein L17-2, producing MVKYSREPDNPTKSCKARGADLRVHFKNTRETAFSLKKLPLAKAKRYLEDVMVHKQAIPFRRFCRGVGRTAQAKNRHSNGQGRWPVKSAKFILDLLKNAESNAEVKGLDVDSLYISHIQVNQAQRQRRRTYRAHGRINPYMSSPCHIELVLSEKEEAVKKEPETQLTTSKSKKSQALRSGASS from the exons ATG GTGAAGTACTCGCGTGAGCCTGACAATCCGACTAAGT cTTGCAAGGCTAGGGGGGCTGACCTAAGGGTTCACTTTAAG AACACCCGAGAGACAGCGTTTTCATTGAAGAAGTTGCCTTTGGCAAAGGCTAAAAGGTACTTGGAAGATGTTATGGTACACAAGCAAGCTATACCTTTCAGACGTTTCTGCAGAGGTGTAGGACGTACTGCACAGGCTAAAAATAGGCATTCCAATGGTCAAGGAAGATGGCCTGTTAAATCTGCCAAGTTCATTCTTGATTTGTTAAAGAATGCTGAGAGTAATGCTGAG GTAAAGGGCTTGGATGTCGATTCCCTCTACATTTCTCACATTCAGGTGAATCAGGCACAGAGGCAGAGGCGTCGTACTTACCGTGCTCATGGAAGAATTAATC CTTACATGTCCAGCCCTTGCCACATTGAGTTGGTTTTGTCTGAGAAAGAAGAAGCAGTGAAGAAGGAG CCCGAGACACAGCTCACAACTAGCAAATCAAAGAAGTCTCAAGCTCTTCGATCTGGTGCTTCTTCATAA
- the LOC126654810 gene encoding signal peptidase complex subunit 1-like → MDWQGQKLAEQLMQIMLLAFAVVAFATGYITASFQTMIQIYAAGVVLTTLITIPNWPFFNRNPLKWLDPSEADKHPKPQVQPVSSSKKKSAKK, encoded by the coding sequence ATGGATTGGCAAGGGCAGAAGCTTGCAGAGCAGCTAATGCAGATCATGCTGTTAGCATTCGCAGTGGTGGCTTTTGCTACAGGATACATAACGGCGTCGTTTCAAACTATGATTCAAATTTACGCAGCTGGTGTTGTTCTCACTACTTTAATTACTATCCCTAATTGGCCTTTTTTCAATCGTAATCCTCTGAAATGGCTCGATCCTAGTGAAGCCGATAAGCATCCGAAGCCTCAGGTTCAGCCTGTATCATCTTCCAAAAAGAAATCTGCTAAAAAATAG
- the LOC126656129 gene encoding putative F-box protein At3g16210 produces MVTKKSRKVGRRSLHCVGDDLLCEILIRIPYKSAFACKTVCKRWLLLISDPYFITRSVAFHHLRRQEQQAEDNQPALSLEFLPLYRIKKGPINVVGSCNGLFLCIYGFNFHREFGFASAPSRFASFVCNPFTRQWAAIPGPPRVPACMGFICDPYYEINEQVCINSGCKFKVVAVPRFNAQTGDTTEFHVDVFSSETGKWAEVIASSTEKIVRLSWHTRHRVSVCRKKMFWLTWTRILVYDPYNNKVKCLSGPPPEPDAVLRGSLGVSRDSLWMFQAMGSKIKMWQLEDEKRWSLQGCLDLKVMSMPDWTWRWSTKIKCVDFGVPDVIWLMDITRISLNFRTNTWKTFAREHCNKLFTYAVPIWPTPIPQLPSHISSSSSKI; encoded by the exons ATGGTTACGAAGAAGAGCAGAAAAGTAGGGAGAAGAAGCTTACACTGTGTTGGTGATGATCTTCTCTGCGAAATTCTCATACGAATTCCTTATAAATCTGCCTTCGCATGCAAGACAGTATGCAAGCGTTGGTTACTTCTGATATCCGATCCATATTTTATAACTCGCTCTGTCGCCTTCCACCATCTCCGTCGTCAAGAACAACAAGCTGAAGATAATCAGCCTGCATTATCCCTCGAGTTCTTGCCTCTTTATAGAATAAAAAAGGGTCCAATTAATGTTGTGGGTTCTTGCAATGGATTGTTCTTGTGCATATATGGTTTTAATTTTCACCGTGAATTCGGTTTCGCTTCCGCACCCTCCCGTTTCGCAAGCTTCGTTTGCAACCCTTTTACAAGGCAATGGGCTGCGATCCCCGGCCCTCCTCGTGTACCTGCGTGCATGGGTTTCATATGTGATCCTTACTACGAAATAAACGAACAAGTGTGCATCAACTCCGGTTGTAAATTCAAGGTGGTGGCTGTTCCGCGATTCAACGCTCAAACAG GTGATACGACTGAGTTTCACGTGGATGTGTTCTCATCGGAGACTGGAAAATGGGCTGAAGTGATTGCATCGTCAACTGAAAAAATTGTAAGATTGTCGTGGCATACCCGCCACAGGGTCTCCGTGTGTAGAAAAAAGATGTTTTGGCTCACCTGGACCAGAATTCTTGTGTATGATCCCTACAATAATAAGGTCAAATGCCTTAGCGGACCTCCTCCAGAACCAGACGCAGTCCTGAGGGGATCTCTAGGCGTTTCGCGTGACTCGTTATGGATGTTTCAGGCTATGGGTTCGAAAATAAAAATGTGGCAACTCGAAGACGAAAAGAGGTGGAGTTTGCAAGGATGTCTTGACTTAAAAGTGATGAGTATGCCTGATTGGACATGGAGATGGAGCACAAAAATTAAATGCGTCGATTTTGGTGTTCCGGATGTTATCTGGCTGATGGATATAACACGCATTTCTCTCAATTTTAGGACCAATACATGGAAAACGTTTGCCCGCGAGCATTGTAATAAGCTGTTTACTTACGCAGTACCAATTTGGCCAACTCCAATTCCTCAACTCCCATCTCATATTTCCTCTTCTAGCTCTAAAATTTAG
- the LOC126656127 gene encoding small ribosomal subunit biogenesis GTPase RsgA 1, mitochondrial — translation MPMASFSLLRYRIPTTVNHHLLRRITTAISHLPVIVTKQQEQQQNVSRKSQPPSRKMLKAKQTLAKEYTTLSPILSPDTAQNLSDSQAIGTVAAAQANFMRVIVQTLPPSTTFQKNDDQEDGDSKSKIGVELLCVVRAVLKKIKRRVLVGDRVVVGSIDWVDRRGMIENVFQRNTEIMDPPVANVDHLLVLFSMEQPKIEPFLLTRFLIEAESTRIPLTLALNKAELVDDETLTSWKLKLHSWGYEPVFCSVQSKQGLDTLAFMLRDQTTVIVGPSGVGKSSLINVLRNNPRACDASENENLFDHILDSNWFEDQRVGEVSTRSGRGKHTTRNVSLLPLSGSGYLADTPGFNQPSLLKVTKQSLAETFPEVRRILSACAPAKCAFNDCLHLGEPGCVVKSDWERYPFYFQLLDEIRIREEFQLRTYGTKKESDVRYKAGDMGVQQAEPRLEPKKHRRQSRKSINQSLLDEWDELDDDDNLLDEENDPVLRALKDENQ, via the exons ATGCCGATGGCTTCATTTTCTCTCTTACGCTACCGGATTCCGACCACCGTCAACCACCACCTCCTGCGCCGCATAACCACCGCCATCAGCCACCTCCCTGTCATTGTAACCAAACAACAAGAACAGCAGCAAAATGTATCAAGAAAATCACAACCGCCGAGTAGAAAAATGCTCAAAGCCAAACAAACCTTAGCCAAAGAATACACCACGCTATCGCCGATCCTCTCGCCGGACACAGCACAGAATCTCTCCGATTCTCAAGCCATCGGTACCGTCGCCGCCGCTCAGGCGAACTTCATGCGCGTTATTGTCCAAACGCTACCTCCTTCTACAACCTTCCAGAAGAATGACGATCAAGAAGATGGAGACAGTAAAAGTAAAATCGGAGTGGAGTTACTGTGTGTGGTGAGAGCGGTGTTAAAGAAGATAAAACGCAGAGTTTTGGTTGGGGATAGAGTGGTGGTAGGGTCCATTGATTGGGTTGATCGTAGGGGTATGATTGAGAATGTGTTTCAGAGGAATACTGAGATAATGGATCCTCCGGTTGCTAATGTGGATCATTTGTTGGTTCTTTTTTCAATGGAGCAACCCAAAATTGAACCCTTTTTGCTTACTAGGTTTTTAATTGAAGCTGAGTCAACTCGTATTCCGTTAACTCTTGCTCTTAATAAAGCTGAACTTGTTGATGATGAG ACGTTGACTTCATGGAAATTGAAACTGCATAGCTGGGGTTATGAACCAGTGTTTTGCAGTGTTCAATCCAAGCAGGGACTTGACACCCTTGCATTTATGTTGAGAGATCAGACAACTGTAATTGTGGGTCCCAGTGGAGTTGGAAAATCCAGCCTAATCAATGTTCTGAGAAATAACCCCCGAGCTTGCGATGCAtcagaaaatgaaaatttgtttGACCAT ATATTAGATAGTAATTGGTTTGAGGATCAGCGTGTTGGCGAAGTTTCAACAAGAAGTGGTAGAGGGAAGCATACTACTCGTAATGTTTCTTTGCTTCCATTATCTGGCAGTGGTTATCTTGCTGATACTCCTGGGTTTAACCAGCCTAGTTTGCTAAAAGTAACAAAGCAATCTCTTGCAGAGACATTCCCTgag GTACGGAGAATACTCAGCGCCTGTGCTCCTGCTAAGTGTGCATTTAATGACTGCTTACATCTTGGTGAGCCTGGGTGCGTTGTGAAAAGCGATTGGGAAAGATATCCCTTCTACTTTCAACTTCTTGATGAGATCAGAATCAGGGAGGAATTTCAGTTGAGAACATATGGAACCAAAAAGGAGAGTGATGTAAG GTATAAAGCTGGAGATATGGGAGTCCAGCAAGCTGAGCCTCGCTTGGAACCCAAGAAGCATAGAAGACAATCTCGCAAAAGCATAAATCAATCTCTGTTGGATGAGTGGGATGAACTTGATGATGACGATAACTTACTAGATGAGGAAAATGATCCTGTCTTAAGGGCACTAAAGGATGAAAATCAGTAG